One Catharus ustulatus isolate bCatUst1 chromosome 16, bCatUst1.pri.v2, whole genome shotgun sequence genomic window, TGTTCTCTTGCTCTTCCTGAAGAAAACACCCATAAAGTTCAGTATGAAGTTCCACTTAACCCCACAGTCATGCAGCCTTGCAGTCACATACCTGTCAGAACTCCATACCTACTgcaaaggaggagaaaattcTCCCCTTGCAGTACAGAATGAGATACTGTGGAGTCCTGGTCCTGAGCCACTTccaaagggagagagggagaactGGTGTAAACGACGTGGTAAAGAATGAATGAAAGCATCTCTGGGTAGGATGGAAGGAGAGGTACCAAGTGCAAGTGAGATAGATAGAATTAAGGAGAATGTCAGAACAAGGTAGTTTTTAAACAATGGCTCATGTCCTAGAGAAATAATGCTGGAGGAATAATATCTCAAATGATGATTACAATATATTCTGCAACATATGAACTCAGGAAGATACAATACAACATTTTTTTAGTACATACATCTGGTATTTCGGTATCTGTATCCTCTCTGCAGGAGACAGTAGTTGATTTAACCCACATGCTACCAAACACGAAACTTTGGCAAGTTGAAACAAACTAGACTGCTTTTTAGCCAGTTCTATACCATGCCAAAAGATGGAACACTTTAATTCAACTAAGCTTTCAGCTGAGTAAGTCCTTTTTCAAATAAGAACTGCTTAttacagcaaaacaaatccaaatacTTGTTTGAGACATTCTGCACATTTTAGGAATAAATCCAGAACAACAGCATAAAAGACATCTTCAAGCTTTAGCTCATCACCATTAAGCTAGTCCTCCAGGAAACGgataaaaacacacaaatggCAATACTCTAGTTCAAGCTACATCTACGACACATGATGGCAATGTCTTCCACACTGCCTTTTACTCACGTCATCACAACATACACACACATCCATCCACTCTGGCTTCATGGACCAAAGCCCCAAAACACACCTTAAGGCCTGTGCTCAGCAATCATGTAGTATATTGGCGTTTCAGAAGCAAACTCTCAGAAAACCCTCTTTTTCAGCAACCTTAACTTGATCTGCATCTCCTCCCTCAACAAACCTCCTTGCATTCAAACTCCCACAATAAACTGTCTCGACACCACTAGTCCTTCAAGTTCCTGCTAGTTCCATGTGAGTTACTTGAAGACTTCCTTTCAAGCCTTTATGTTTCACAAGTCATGCCTCAGTTGAGGTGTAGACTATGACCTTGAAAAGGTGATGAACAGTTGAAAAGAGTATGATAATAATTCCAAAAAATGCAGAGATTTAGATTCTTGTGCAGGAAATTTGATAAACCTTCCCACAATTCCAAATGGATTTGCTACTGAAGTGAAATAGCTTCCAAACTTCATTTTACTGTATGACTTCCTACACAATTTTTGCCCTAAACTCGAAAGTGCACCTCACTACACAAAAAGCAAGAGGCAGGATTCAAAGGTGCAATTGAAGAGTACATCAGGGCAATATGACTATTAGCAATAGCTTTACACACTCCACGAGGCACAACCATGGAATTATTATGAGCAGGCTTCCCTGAACCACAGTAAAATGAAGTTGAAAagtcagcagctgctgagtggGCACACTTTTTTTAGTTTGCAGCCAAGTTTATCAATAATTTGTCTGCTACAATTAAGGACCCTAAAAGCATGAATGCCAAAAGTAAAAAGGAATTTGcaacacacagggaaaaaatactattttcaaaacttttctcAAGGCAAACCAACACCTGCTGAGCAACTGCAATTTGAAAGAATGTGCATTGATCACACTCCTTAAAAATTGGCAAGTCAGAGTTTTCCCTTCAGAATACAGAGGTTCTAGAAGTAGAATTACTTAACAAAATGTTAAAGGTTACACAGCATTATTGAATACCTATGACAAAAACAAGTTTCTAGTTTCACTGGACCAAGCACAGGCATAGTCTGGTCACTCCAGCTGATCACTGTCAGAGTTACTTGTGCAGCCATTACTTTGACTTTGTCATAAGCCAAAAGCTTCCAAGTTCAGAGCTGATGCACTCCagtttttcatcatttttataCTTACAGAGGGAGGAGAAAGTAAGTGGGACAGCTAATGAAAGAATTTAAGTCCATTCATTCCATATCAGAAGCTGGCTTTCTGAGACACTTTGCTCATAACATGGAGCACTATGACTTGTGAGCACAATGCATTTCACTAGGGAGAATTCAGACAAGTCTGGAAAACCTCTTATTATGAATCTCTGAACATAAAGAACTCAAATTAGAAAGGATCCCGCTTCACAGCTCTGTTCTCCATACCAGAGAATTCACATCCACATTTGGTGTGGACATTCACATCAAATCTaaccaggcagagctgtggcgGGTCTTAAAattgaaaaagtgaaaacacaGTCATAATTCTAACTACTGTCACTCCTGATGGATTTAAGAAGTTCTCCAAAACCTGACAATATAGTACAGTGATTGCAAACACTATCCATGACTGGTTATTgagataatattttctgttctgtatgtaattttcttctgtttgttttggaatTTGAATTGCAGaagtgaaagaatttttttttcctactgtgtTGATAATCCTAGTTAAAAAACATTCTGATGCTCTAGAATTGGAAATAAATGTTCATGTACAAACATGAATATACACTTGCACAAACACACGTATTTGTTCACACATGTACGCACTTCCAAATCTATCGAATAATTTCAAATGGTCATATTCAACTTGTGAATCATGGACAAGATACATTTCAAAGAAACACCTCCTCGCATCTAATAACTATTTACAATCCTGGAATTAATTATATGTAGCCAAATACTCCTGGGTattccatttgttttgtttatttggtttcacacaactggaagaaaaattatgtaGGCCTTTCTGTTCTGTCCTGTACCACCACACAGAGCTTTCATTTAACATTCAAGAGACTAAAGAGGACTTACtaaggtatttaaaaatattttagtcaaTTACACCAACTGTCGAGCAACTGAGTTCAAGAACATTTCTCTGATATAACAATAACTAAACTATCCCAATTTGCACTGCTTTACTACTGTAACACAAAACTCATAACTGTAATGTTTACTTAATACCCTGCACATGCACACCGCTGAGATGCACAAGAGTGAGGTAACTGCCAAGACACATTCATGCTACATGGAACTGTACTTCAATTTAGCAGACaagaataaatttaattattttaaatgctgatgCAATCTTCGAGTGCTGTTCtcaaaaaataacagaaaataacactTGAGTACTTTAGCACATTATATCCAAAATTAGGCTGAAGTACAGCTAAACTGCAGCACTAAGATGTCATCTAGTCACTGCAGAGCACACACAATAGCaccaaaatattcaaatatccctgctgccttccagtTATTTAGTTAGAAAcagttccaaaaaaaaaatccaattcttGTCTCCAATGCTAAGTGAAAAAGCAGGTGTGTATGTCTGTACCTACAGACTTTCAGATGTATACAAATCAACCTTAATAAAAAGTCAAATCACATAGATGCCCAAACTGTCTCGAAACAGTGAAACAAGACTCCCAACACCTTAGAAACAAATATGTCAATATGTGtatttcattgctgtttccaaaaTAGTTATTTGGACAATAGAAATAATTGGGGGAAATCACCAATGTCTTGTCGATGGGTTTGCTCCCTATGCTAACAAGCACCCAATGAGTATTTTGTTACTATCCAAGAACAGAATTCAAGTGCAGACACCTGATTACACAGCTAGTTAAGAGTCTGATTTCCTAATCAAAATACAGGAATTTCCCAAAACTCAGGAGAGATTAAATAAAGACATTAAAGATTTGCTTCAATAATGtagaatttttcttcctccacATAAATATCCAGACCCACCCCCCCAATTCTAGAAGTGCAGAGAGGACAGGGTAGGAGAGAAGCTGAAGCTTTGGAACACAAAGATTTCAGCCAggagaaacaaaccccaaaataccttcccaaaaccaaacaaaagatgGCATCTACAGAAAATGAGTGACAACgcacagccccacaggagcCTCCCCTTTGCCATCCCCCTTGCCTGCATGTTTTTAGGGTGTCAAAACACAGTACCTTTGCCTTTCCCGACAGCACTGCTGCCAACCGAGGAGGATGCCTGGGAATCCTTTTTCAGTCTCTTGCTCTGAGGTCTGACGCTGGACCTGAGAAAATGATGCTGGTCCTGGctctgggagggctggagggaggcaggggccGGTGACAAGTTGGGGTTCGGTGGGGGGCTGCTGGTAGTGTTGCTGTTAATgatcttctcttctttctttgtgctgctgctgcctggagctgcctctcctCCGGCCCCTTTTTCTTCCAGGGACTCCtcatctcctcctgctctcttgCCCAGCTTTTTCACCCCTTCCTCCCCGCTGCTCTCTCCCAGTTTCACTGTCATCCTGcggaggaggagagggagaaaagagggGGGCACACAGTCAGGCCAGGGAGTCCCCCGGGCAGGCAGAGAAACCCCTGGGCTGAGAGGGGAGAAGTTTAGCTGCAGAAATTCCTCTCAACATGGCCGCCGTTGTTTGTTACTAAATCCCCTTTCGTTTGCTGTCCCGACCCAACAACCTGTGCCGAAGGCGGGAGGGGGAAAGCCCCGCCACAGCCCCCCCCAAACCCGCCAAAACGGCAGCCAGGGCCCCCCGGCAGTCCCCCGTCTCCGTCCCGAAGGGCTCCGGGCCGCCTTTGGGCGAGAAATCGCCCGGCCAAACTCGGGCGTGTGGCAGCGCTCGCCAGCGCCGGAGGAGCGGCAGCCGCTGGGGCGGCAGAGCAGAAGGGAGCGGGGAAGTGCTGCTccctcatcccattccatcccatcccacccctccgCGGACCCCGAGCCCTGggctctcctctctcctcaccGCGGAgccgcggcccggcccgccgcAGGGGGGGGATCCATGCTCCTGGATGCAGCGGCGGCTTCTCCTCCTGTATATGTGTgtctggggctgggactggcCGAGGCTCCCGAGGTTCCCGCTCCCCTCCGCCCCCACCCCGCACCTCCCCGCGCTCTTTCCCGTCGggcagccccgaccccgccgcccccgccgaCGGCAGCACCGTGGGCCGggtctgttctgtcactggcaACGGGCAGGGATCGGCTCCCCAGGCCTGCACCCCTGCCCGCCGCCTCTGTTGGGAGAGAATTAATGCCACCCCACCACTCcatcttttcccctttttcttttttttttttttttttttttttttaaatttggaggGCAATAAACTTTGGAGGCACCTACAGCAGTTGTGCACCCTTGCTTCATTGCTTCTGGCCATGCGGAGACCCTGGCCAAGCAGGGCAACCCTGAACCCTTGTGCGCCAAGGGAGCATCCCTGGCTTTCGAAGGCATCTGCCAACTTTTGGACCTGCCATGGGGACCAGTTGCTGGGATGACCAGTTCCTGTGCTGACTTCACAAATCCTGTCAattctgaaggtttttttcaaaCACTTGGAACAAAATAACAGATATGGACACAAGCTTTAGGCATCAATTCACATCATCTCTTAAAATCCAACAACTGTTTTAGTTTTTCTTAAGGAGTGTAAAAATATTACTGACAGCATATCAAAAGGAAGTTAACTTCCAAGGAAGAACCAGTTAAAGCAcacagcaaggagcagcacTTGGGATGCAGCTGCCTTGACACCATGGCAGGAGCCACCATCCAGCTTCCATGTAGGGAAAAGATAACCAACAAGAGGAGGAAATTCTGACTATCACAAACATTGGAAGGACTATGGATTAGGCTGAAACTAGGATAACGAGGTTCAAATTAATGAAGATACATCAACACGATATGGCATACAAACTCATGAAGTTACTGCTTATGGGTTCTATTCCTactattaaaattatatttttccctcTAATTTTCAGCGAAACCACTGAACCCATCCAGAATTGTGTCAGGCAACCTTTCACTCCTTGAAAATGCTCAATAAACTGATCTCAACTGTGCATCTAAACTCACACTGACATTTGGTTATTTATTCACCTGACAGGTCCCTAGTTACAGACTGATTCTTCACACATCAAAACCTACAGTTTCTATTTAATTTGAGGGCAGAAATCTTCCAATCCTGACAGTGTGTGCTCAAAAACTTCACGTAGGCAAGGCTTAAATAATTTCAAGCTTGGTTTTATTACTGCAAATTAAACGATGCACCCACCCACTGGCCTCCCCCAACAATTAGTGTGGGGGGGAAACAGTGACACACTCCTTGGGGACAGCTCCTTCCAGGACTCGAGTAGCACCCAGACCCAGGATCTGCCCCACTTCTTAACTACTACTGGCTCCTTCCAGCATTCTGGCTAAGTCCTACGTGCACCTTCCCCGCTATAGCTgctttctcctttcattttcaccttgttcctcctttccctttttctcctaaAGTGATAATTTATTCAGCCTCGCTGCTTTGGTAGCTTACACCCTCGTGGCCATCCCTCCGCTGCCTCCCGTAAGAGTCGCAGAGACGCGTTTCCCAAGAGCGGCCGGCCCGGCCGGGAGAGCGGGGCTGGGCCCGTCTCCCCAGGGCCAGGTGCGTCCCGCCCCGGAggctccatcccctgccccGGCCTCACCTGCCGCATCAATGCCGTCACGCAGCCTCCGCGCTCCGGCTCGCCCGCCGGCGGCTGCCTCGGCTGCTCCTGCACTTGCAGCCACAGGCACCCCCGGGGTACGCCCAGACCCGCCAGCTCCGGAGGCGGCCGGCGCGGAGCCCAGTGGCCCTCCCAGTTTtgctggcggcggcagccccgctcccggctGTGAGGCCGACCTCTTCCCCGGGCTGCTCTGAAACCCAGCCGCGATCCCAGCGCCGCCAGGCTCTGCCGGGCTCGGGACCGCGCTAGGCTCGAGCCGGGCTGCGGCCACCGAGGTTCCGGTTCCTCCTTGCCctgcccgggccgggccgggggtgGGGCCGCGGCGCGCGGGCCCAGCTGAGAGAGCCGGAGCTCCCCGCCCCCCAAACAACGCGCCCTATTGGCCAGTGGCGAGCGGGAGCGAGGCGGAGGTGGGGCCGCGGCCCTAGCGCGAGCCAAACAAAGCGTGGCGCGGGGCGGGTGACGAAAGCTCCGCGCGGAGGAAGACGCCAGCAGCGTGTGTCCGCTAGGGGCGGGGGTGAAACCCCAGATCTGGCTGTTGATTGGCTGAAAGAAGCACCAATTGAGAGCCCTCAGGTCGAGCCCTTTGAATCGGCAGGGGAGGGGGTGGTTTGTGTGCGGCGCACTACTTGTAGCTGCCGAGTGGGGGCGCTGTGGCTTGGCGCTGGTTGGCTCCTGCCCGCCTGGAGCAGGCCAGCGGAGCTGGGGCTCGCTGCTTGGTTGGCACCGTACCGGGCCGGCACTACCGCTGACTCTCGCTCGCTTCACTGCGACCCCGAGAAAGCCGTGGGGCGCTCTCCCTGGAACAACTGGGACATTCCTGGGCTGTATCTGGACACAGGCGACCCCTGTGAGGCCCTTCGCTGGACCAGCGTTTGCTGCTGGGCAGCCTTCTTTTCAGCAGAGGCTCCTTTGGACTGATGCTTCTCTGTGGTGACTTCACGTTAACtgctaagcaaaaaaaaattttaaaagtcttacAACGGTTACTGCGtaagatatttttctcttaacGTGAATATTAGATCATCCTCTTTTTTGACTCTTTATAACTCTCATAGCCCGAAAGGATGCCTTAGTCCTCTTCTGAGGAAAATCTTTGTAAGCttagaaataaaatcataattaGTTAAACCTCATGATGGTGTCTAAATTCTGGAAAACTGGGCTCCTGTGGAGCATGTTGTAAGTAATTATCTATAATGGTAGAACTGTCACATGTCTTGAGCACTGTGTCATCACCTGTAAATATGCTATAAAGTGTATTTGTGAGTAACCAAGTGCTCTAAATGGAATTTGTTAAAAATGGGTTTGTCTCCAGTGCCAAACTTTGCATTTAAATCTACAGCTtaattgtttggggtttgtaaAAGAGACTATGTTTCAATTTTGTTATAATCTAGCACAAGATCACATGGCTTATTTTTGCTCCTTGGTTTGGCCACAACCAAATTCAACAGTACTGTTAGGAAATGATGGATTCTGCTTCTCCACTATCACGTATTTCCATAGTGGTTTGCCAAGAGATGTGAAATTATATTCAGCCCTCCAACTGAACATTCTCTCTATATGTAAATAACTTTCTGTGCTTGAATAACCTCGTTGCCTTCAGTGGACTGTTAAGGTGTAGAATTGCTCATGTATCTGAATGCTTGTGAGAGAAAAGCCAACTCAAAAGGAATTGGACAAGAGCTGAGAGACAGGAGTTAGGGTGAGATGTGAAAAGATTCTGGAACTTCCATTTGTTCTATCTTGATCACAGCCCTTCCTTATTACTCTGTTTTCACAGACCTGCACAgctacaaaatgaaaataatcttCCAGCCTTCTAGGCCAGGTAAGAGCATTAACTCGGATTTGTTGCACATCCTGTGTATTTTAAGGTATGAATAACAAATTGCATTTTTACTAGAAAATAGAGCAAGCAATGCAGAGCTGTTCAGCAGAAGGACAAGCAGGGCTTCTCTGTTGACTATTGAAGGGTAAGAAAACTTCATTTCCAGCTAAGCCTGCAAAAGTATGGGTATGTGGTTTaattgttgggaaaaaaaaatctgtgtaacATTGAGCCAGCCAATTCTGAGACCTGTAAAGCGGTCACTTCAGCAGAGACAGTCAGTGGATTGTTTCGACTATTTTTATTCCAGCCCTGAAAGGGATGACAGACTAAATGATTTTTTGAGGCTCCAGCTGGCTATGTGTTTCTGACTTGATTGCATCATGTAGTTGTAGTTGTTTCCACGACAGCCTGGTTGTCTGAGAAAACAAGGCATCTGCATAGTCTGCTCAAATCCTCAACTTCTAGTCCGATGAACTCAAGGCTACAGTGAGAACAATTGGCTTGGTAGAGGCAAGAGATGAATTGCTGACTCTGCTTTGGGAGTTGCATCTGAGTGATCTAATGGGCTTATTGCATGTCCAAGGATCCACTATGAAGAGATGCCATAAATGACTGTTAGAGCTGATGCCTTGTAAGGGAGAAGATAAAAAGCTCTAGTTTGTCAGTTCTGCTAGTCTAGGCTACGGGGGTTGCTGACTTATTACGAGAAGGTCTAAAGCCAGTGGTTTGCCTCTCTACCCGAAGCCTGCCCGTAATTTCTAGAAGTGTGCCTTTCACTGGGTACTTTCTCCTACTTGCTACCAAAACAGAGTTTTGTTGTTGCttatttttggttgtttggaattttttgtcAGAAAAGTCCCTGTGTATTTGGGAAAGGAAACTGATAAACACCACATAAATTACATGTTACACATGGACAGTCAACCAGGAAATATGCAGGAGCTGCTTGTCATAGCTGTACCAGGTGTGGCTGCTTTTCATCAGCTTGAATAGAAGTGTTGTGACTTCAGAGGAATTACAAATGACTATGGATAAGACAGTGCTGTGAGGATTTGGTCTTGaattttttcaacattttgaaGGTGTTAGGCAAACCTGGCTGTTAGGGCTGGCTGCAGGCCCAGTGGGGgcaagagctgggaatggagctgagcTGTCCCTGACATGGGGTGTAGGTGGTGTGCTGAGGCGGTGCAGCGTGGTAGGAGGGCTTTACGGTTGTCACCATTTAGATGTTTCTAGAAAAACTTGGTCACGAAGTTAAAAACTCTTCCCGCCAAAACTCTGAAAGAGCCACTGAGCTCCGGGCTGTACAATTAAACACGGTTGCGATATGCGTTTCTATTCCACAGAGGTTCAGCTGGATCACTCTCCGTCACAGCAGATGTGTGTTAACGCTGAGGGCGAAGAGGGTTTGGGGAAGGATCTTGATTCTCGAGGCGACGGCGGCATAGTCCATCACCTGCGATAGAAAAAGTTCCTCACAGGTTAAGCCACCAAGTCCTGAAGACGGCTCTGCAACCCCGCGCAGCGCGGGGACAGCACAGCGGCCAACACTCGCCGGGACGCGCGGGACCGCCGCCTGCCCGCTGGGCTCGGCACTTTCCGCCACTCTCCGTGTGCTGTCGGGCGGCTTCGGCCGGTCCCGCCTCTCCTCGGCTCCTCTCGGCAGTTTCCGCTCGCGGCTCGCCCCGTTGTCGGGGTAACGCAAAGCATCGCGGAGTGAGTGCGGCCTGCGGCGCGGGCTGTGAGCGCGGGGGCGGGAGAGAGGGCGGTAGGCTCTGCCCACGGGCGGGGGAGAGCGGGCGGCGGGCTTTGGCCGCAGCACCCCGCAGCGTGTCGGCTGGCTCTCCGTGGTTGTATCTGGGCCCGGCCTGCGGCAGCGGCGTCAATGGCGGTCAGCGGAAGGTGAGGGACGCTTGAGCTGCTGCCCGCGggcggagggagctggggcggAGGCGGCAAAAATCCACCCGCGGGCGCGAACGTGGTGGCATGGTCCGTGTGTTTGGCCTCTCAGAGCCAGGAGTTCATAGAGCCCCTTGTTCTATGCCGGCGAATGGCGGTCACGGCCCGGACGAGGGACCTGCGTAGGGTTCTGTCCACTCCAGGAGCTGCCCATGttagcagcagcctgggctctgcctggcacaggctcCCCACCCTTTCTCTTCCGTTCTGGTGCGGGATTCAACCCGATTTTTACTTCACCTGTTTCAGTACTTAGAGAAGATTGTACATAGTCATTAACCATCTTTTTGTAGCACAGAGcagttttgttgggttttggtttttggttttttttttttttttttcctgaggctAGCTCTTTTTAgcaatttcagatttttaaaacagcatttcttaTAGATAGGGATTAAAGGAAAAACCTCTGCTTTTGCTCTGGTTAAGTGTTGAGTCTTGAGGAGAGAGACCCCTCTCACAATGTGTGTGGTGGCTGGGATGCTGGTGCGTCCACAGCTCCACAAGTACAGCAAACCAAGTTGCTATCAACCTTGCTTAACACTGTGACAGAatataaaagcagatttttaagtATTGTCCCCAAAGACAAAatagcacattttttttcctgaacactGATGATTGTTTTGTGAAATGTGTGTGTTCTGGCTCGTGTTATCATTTGCAGTTGTTAATATTGTAGTGTTTATCTCTGTGAAGCTCATGAAGTTCAATAAGGCTATATGCAAAGTTCTGCACTGAGTTGGGGCAATCTCCATTGCCAGTATAGTCTGAAGGATGAACAGATTGAGAGCACCCCTtaggagaaggacttggggtaCTGGTGGATGAAAAACTGTAAATGACCTGGCAGTGTACACTGACAGCCCAGATATCCCTGTGTCCTGAACTCATCCccacagcaggggcagcagggaaggggggggaattctgcccctctgccccactcagTTGAGACCTTC contains:
- the LOC117003922 gene encoding uncharacterized protein LOC117003922, giving the protein MPSRSLRAPARPPAAASAAPALAATGTPGVRPDPPAPEAAGAEPSGPPSFAGGGSPAPGYLAVDWLKEAPIESPQVEPFESAGEGVVCVRRTTCSCRVGALWLGAGWLLPAWSRPAELGLAAWLAPYRAGTTADSRSLHCDPEKAVGRSPWNNWDIPGLYLDTGDPYLHSYKMKIIFQPSRPENRASNAELFSRRTSRASLLTIEGGSAGSLSVTADVC